One segment of Deinococcus metalli DNA contains the following:
- a CDS encoding DNA-binding protein codes for MKSPKIDLNVPADVVTAAREGLALRQALPYAGSGSGQRMAERLACGKPMTASAVRRLATYFASHDQPRLVGSTGRPHRMHVAWLLRGGDAGRAWAERVVAALDAAAVVPEQERRAVEEPAGWVKRAC; via the coding sequence GTGAAGTCCCCCAAGATTGACCTGAACGTTCCTGCCGACGTCGTCACCGCGGCCCGAGAGGGCCTGGCACTGCGTCAGGCCCTCCCATACGCCGGCAGCGGTTCGGGGCAACGCATGGCCGAACGGCTGGCCTGCGGTAAGCCCATGACGGCCAGCGCGGTGCGGCGATTGGCCACGTATTTCGCGTCGCATGACCAGCCGAGGCTGGTGGGATCGACGGGCCGGCCCCACCGGATGCACGTGGCGTGGTTGCTGCGGGGCGGAGACGCAGGTCGAGCATGGGCGGAGCGCGTGGTGGCAGCCCTGGACGCCGCGGCCGTGGTGCCCGAACAGGAGCGGCGCGCGGTCGAGGAACCGGCGGGGTGGGTCAAGCGGG